The following proteins come from a genomic window of Carcharodon carcharias isolate sCarCar2 chromosome 10, sCarCar2.pri, whole genome shotgun sequence:
- the hic1 gene encoding hypermethylated in cancer 1 protein isoform X2 — protein MMPMLDTMEMPNHAKQLLLQLNRQRTKGFLCDVIIVVQNALFRAHKNILAASSVYLKSLVVHDNLVNLDPEMVSPGIFRTILDYIYTGRLNEADQSHEQNLGAILAAASYLQLPDLVALCKKKLKRNGTYFHIRTGFSSYGKLGRGLRTSTPVIQSCYSVASRLLDSQPVQTINTHSGELYAPPSQGNRLHAQEMCLSEQTPAQMLGLDLSKRSPLGSSVQQEEAQSAESRQTSPSVNASLLTNGASYKEQPSAPLHQMELDEPVSQERGVFRSNPATEAKGRTETQEDMMSKWLKQEPLSHFVEECERGKAAKAERPEGKTEGLCVPGQARYPALTCEEAEDEKSSSEDTSSDDPCASATIDRYHCSHISYEPENFGDNLYVCIPCGKGFPNSEQLNAHVESHTEEDLFHKEVSEQSTPFLDKSNQTLGEMIRPYRCTTCEKSYKDPATLRQHEKTHWLTRPYPCSICGKKFTQRGTMTRHMRSHLGLKPFACEACGMRFTRQYRLTEHMRIHSGEKPYECQICGGKFAQQRNLISHMKMHTADCKPKIDFSDNVYPLTKFAAEHLGINQEKAAEMLTQSSHLSNDSKALDSFSPP, from the coding sequence ATGATGCCAATGTTGGATACTATGGAGATGCCCAATCATGCCAAGCAGCTCCTCCTGCAGCTCAACAGGCAACGGACCAAAGGGTTTCTCTGTGATGTGATCATTGTAGTTCAGAACGCACTCTTTCGAGCTCACAAGAACATCCTGGCGGCCAGCAGTGTCTACCTGAAATCGCTGGTCGTTCATGACAATTTGGTGAACTTGGATCCGGAAATGGTCAGTCCTGGGATATTCCGGACTATCCTGGATTATATTTATACCGGGAGGTTGAACGAGGCTGACCAAAGTCATGAACAGAATCTAGGAGCCATTTTGGCGGCAGCCAGTTACCTCCAGTTACCAGACCTTGTGGCTCTCTGTAAGAAAAAACTCAAACGGAACGGGACCTATTTCCATATCAGGACCGGCTTCTCCTCCTATGGGAAGCTGGGAAGAGGCCTCAGGACGTCCACACCCGTTATTCAGTCTTGTTACTCGGTGGCTTCCAGGCTCCTGGACAGTCAACCCGTGCAAACCATAAACACACATTCTGGGGAGCTGTACGCCCCACCTTCTCAGGGAAATCGGCTTCACGCTCAGGAGATGTGCCTCTCGGAGCAGACCCCTGCACAAATGTTGGGCCTGGATCTGTCCAAAAGGAGCCCTCTGGGTTCCTCTGTCCAGCAGGAAGAGGCTCAGTCTGCAGAGTCCAGACAGACCAGTCCGTCCGTCAATGCCTCACTCCTCACCAATGGTGCCTCTTACAAGGAGCAGCCGTCTGCTCCCCTACACCAGATGGAACTGGATGAGCCAGTGAGCCAGGAAAGGGGGGTCTTCAGGAGTAACCCGGCCACTGAGGCCAAAGGCAGGACTGAAACCCAAGAGGATATGATGTCAAAGTGGCTGAAGCAGGAACCACTGAGTCACTTtgtagaagagtgtgagaggggcaaAGCAGCGAAAGCTGAGAGGCcggaagggaagacagaggggctgtgtgtgccgGGACAGGCCCGCTACCCGGCTCTGACCTGTGAGGAGGCAGAAGATGAGAAAAGCAGCAGCGAGGACACGAGTAGCGACGACCCTTGTGCCTCAGCGACTATAGACAGGTATCACTGCAGCCACATCAGCTACGAGCCGGAGAACTTTGGGGATAATCTGTATGTGTGTATTCCCTGTGGGAAAGGTTTCCCTAACTCGGAGCAGCTCAATGCCCATGTGGAGAGTCACACGGAGGAGGATCTCTTTCACAAGGAGGTATCCGAGCAAAGCACCCCGTTTCTGGATAAATCTAACCAGACTCTGGGGGAGATGATCAGGCCGTACCGCTGCACAACCTGTGAGAAATCCTACAAGGATCCGGCTACACTCAGACAGCATGAGAAAACACACTGGCTCACCCGGCCATACCCGTGCAGCATCTGCGGCAAGAAATTCACCCAGAGGGGCACCATGACCCGGCACATGAGGAGTCACCTGGGCCTCAAGCCGTTTGCCTGTGAGGCGTGTGGGATGCGCTTTACCCGCCAGTACAGGCTGACCGAGCACATGAGGATTCACTCTGGGGAGAAGCCGTACGAATGCCAGATTTGTGGGGGCAAATTCGCACAGCAGAGGAACCTCATCAGCCACATGAAGATGCACACAGCCGACTGCAAACCAAAGATTGACTTCAGCGACAATGTTTACCCTCTGACCAAATTCGCCGCCGAGCACCTGGGAATAAACCAGGAGAAAGCGGCGGAGATGTTAACTCAATCCTCTCATTTATCCAATGACTCCAAGGCTCTGGACTCTTTCTCTCCCCCGTAA
- the hic1 gene encoding hypermethylated in cancer 1 protein isoform X1 translates to MIIPLFPGTEPHSPGGEMMPMLDTMEMPNHAKQLLLQLNRQRTKGFLCDVIIVVQNALFRAHKNILAASSVYLKSLVVHDNLVNLDPEMVSPGIFRTILDYIYTGRLNEADQSHEQNLGAILAAASYLQLPDLVALCKKKLKRNGTYFHIRTGFSSYGKLGRGLRTSTPVIQSCYSVASRLLDSQPVQTINTHSGELYAPPSQGNRLHAQEMCLSEQTPAQMLGLDLSKRSPLGSSVQQEEAQSAESRQTSPSVNASLLTNGASYKEQPSAPLHQMELDEPVSQERGVFRSNPATEAKGRTETQEDMMSKWLKQEPLSHFVEECERGKAAKAERPEGKTEGLCVPGQARYPALTCEEAEDEKSSSEDTSSDDPCASATIDRYHCSHISYEPENFGDNLYVCIPCGKGFPNSEQLNAHVESHTEEDLFHKEVSEQSTPFLDKSNQTLGEMIRPYRCTTCEKSYKDPATLRQHEKTHWLTRPYPCSICGKKFTQRGTMTRHMRSHLGLKPFACEACGMRFTRQYRLTEHMRIHSGEKPYECQICGGKFAQQRNLISHMKMHTADCKPKIDFSDNVYPLTKFAAEHLGINQEKAAEMLTQSSHLSNDSKALDSFSPP, encoded by the coding sequence GTGGCGAGATGATGCCAATGTTGGATACTATGGAGATGCCCAATCATGCCAAGCAGCTCCTCCTGCAGCTCAACAGGCAACGGACCAAAGGGTTTCTCTGTGATGTGATCATTGTAGTTCAGAACGCACTCTTTCGAGCTCACAAGAACATCCTGGCGGCCAGCAGTGTCTACCTGAAATCGCTGGTCGTTCATGACAATTTGGTGAACTTGGATCCGGAAATGGTCAGTCCTGGGATATTCCGGACTATCCTGGATTATATTTATACCGGGAGGTTGAACGAGGCTGACCAAAGTCATGAACAGAATCTAGGAGCCATTTTGGCGGCAGCCAGTTACCTCCAGTTACCAGACCTTGTGGCTCTCTGTAAGAAAAAACTCAAACGGAACGGGACCTATTTCCATATCAGGACCGGCTTCTCCTCCTATGGGAAGCTGGGAAGAGGCCTCAGGACGTCCACACCCGTTATTCAGTCTTGTTACTCGGTGGCTTCCAGGCTCCTGGACAGTCAACCCGTGCAAACCATAAACACACATTCTGGGGAGCTGTACGCCCCACCTTCTCAGGGAAATCGGCTTCACGCTCAGGAGATGTGCCTCTCGGAGCAGACCCCTGCACAAATGTTGGGCCTGGATCTGTCCAAAAGGAGCCCTCTGGGTTCCTCTGTCCAGCAGGAAGAGGCTCAGTCTGCAGAGTCCAGACAGACCAGTCCGTCCGTCAATGCCTCACTCCTCACCAATGGTGCCTCTTACAAGGAGCAGCCGTCTGCTCCCCTACACCAGATGGAACTGGATGAGCCAGTGAGCCAGGAAAGGGGGGTCTTCAGGAGTAACCCGGCCACTGAGGCCAAAGGCAGGACTGAAACCCAAGAGGATATGATGTCAAAGTGGCTGAAGCAGGAACCACTGAGTCACTTtgtagaagagtgtgagaggggcaaAGCAGCGAAAGCTGAGAGGCcggaagggaagacagaggggctgtgtgtgccgGGACAGGCCCGCTACCCGGCTCTGACCTGTGAGGAGGCAGAAGATGAGAAAAGCAGCAGCGAGGACACGAGTAGCGACGACCCTTGTGCCTCAGCGACTATAGACAGGTATCACTGCAGCCACATCAGCTACGAGCCGGAGAACTTTGGGGATAATCTGTATGTGTGTATTCCCTGTGGGAAAGGTTTCCCTAACTCGGAGCAGCTCAATGCCCATGTGGAGAGTCACACGGAGGAGGATCTCTTTCACAAGGAGGTATCCGAGCAAAGCACCCCGTTTCTGGATAAATCTAACCAGACTCTGGGGGAGATGATCAGGCCGTACCGCTGCACAACCTGTGAGAAATCCTACAAGGATCCGGCTACACTCAGACAGCATGAGAAAACACACTGGCTCACCCGGCCATACCCGTGCAGCATCTGCGGCAAGAAATTCACCCAGAGGGGCACCATGACCCGGCACATGAGGAGTCACCTGGGCCTCAAGCCGTTTGCCTGTGAGGCGTGTGGGATGCGCTTTACCCGCCAGTACAGGCTGACCGAGCACATGAGGATTCACTCTGGGGAGAAGCCGTACGAATGCCAGATTTGTGGGGGCAAATTCGCACAGCAGAGGAACCTCATCAGCCACATGAAGATGCACACAGCCGACTGCAAACCAAAGATTGACTTCAGCGACAATGTTTACCCTCTGACCAAATTCGCCGCCGAGCACCTGGGAATAAACCAGGAGAAAGCGGCGGAGATGTTAACTCAATCCTCTCATTTATCCAATGACTCCAAGGCTCTGGACTCTTTCTCTCCCCCGTAA